A window of Temnothorax longispinosus isolate EJ_2023e unplaced genomic scaffold, Tlon_JGU_v1 HiC_scaffold_360, whole genome shotgun sequence genomic DNA:
CTCGAAATGAGAAGAGGAGGAATGCTACACTAGGCATACAGGATACATTTGGTATTAGCATCTGACTGAGAGACCACGCGAGAAGTTTTGCGCAACAATGTTAAGTCGTGCCATTTTTCttgtttgttatattttaatgggTGATCCCGTGACAGCGTCGAAACCATTGTCGATTTTATTGATAGAGCCTATTCCGTCGACCAGTCATCACGTCTGGACAGAACATTTGGTTAAAGGACTGCTTCGCAGAGGCCATCGTGTACACTCAATGAGCATACATGAGACTAAGGTTAAAGGAAAGCTTGCGCAGAATTTGACGTACGCCGTAAgtaaatgttacaaaattcaGAAACATTCTGAGAgacataaatcaattatttgcaattatttataaaactaaataaataaattaaaaacttcttttctttgtcagtaaaatttaataagcgGTATTATTTGACCAAACTGACGTTACGTATAATGtcgtaattacattaattcaaTCATCGACGTTTCGACACTCGTTTTGTGTCCTTATCCAGAGTAATAAACCTATCTCATATTAGTCGCACAAATTAgttagttattaaataaaaaaatatataacttttctaTATTCAAATGTTGTTTTCTCTCTTATGTAAGATTAATACGCTTTCGGAGATGTTAATTTATCACATATGTCCTTTATGAGAATATGTTCTCTCCTGTATAGCGAAAAATACTTATTCTCAGGTTTTCGATGGTTTGATGCAAACTTATGAAGAAACTGAGGATTATAACCCAGCTGAATGGGAACAATACAGCGTACTTTATACGGCGTATTTTACATATCAGTGGGGTATTCATGCATGTGACACAATGATAAAAACTAGAGGAGCGAAACACCTTCTGGAAATGATCAAAACAGTCGAGTTTGATGTTATAGTGCAGGACATTACTTTAACTCAATGTTTTTACGGATTATGGGAGGTAAAGCAATAAACTTTAGtgaactttaattatttagtctGCTTTAAAATTGCAAGCAACTTAGCAAAGTTGCCTTATAAATCAAGTTGTATTTGGGTGGCAAATTGAAAGTGCCTAGTCATCGCTGATCTCAGCGATAACCTTCACAATCGCTTCTTAGTTTAAGGTCATTCGCTAATTAGTTCAAACAGCGTTACAATGCGACTTTATTGGACTTTTCTAATGCACGAACTGCGAAAAgatatgtgaaatattttgtggCACTCTCTGTACAGATAAATAGAGTAACAATCGGGAAGTTATTAAAGCTGTGTAAATGTCATTTACATGAGTAGACAGTTGTAACATGAGTAGACAGACGGAAATTAAGTAAACATTTTACTGTAGGAGAAATCAATCATTTTTCCCGTATTTCAGTTTTAGCTCCTTCCATTATTTGTAGATACTGTTCTTTCAGGTTGCTAAAGGTAAGCCACCCATAGTAGGCTATATTCCATTCGGTCCTGCACCTTGGCTCAAGGATTATATCGGTGGTCCAAGTTATCCGACTGTTCGACCATATACACATGCAGCCATTGCGAAGCCTGAAGGTTTGTGGTTGAGAACATGGAATGCTCTATATTACACTGTCGACAATCTGATACGACATTACTATTTCTTCCCTATTATTCAACGACTTACTGAAAAATATGTAGGCCATGCAATCAGACCATTACatgaaatagaaagagaaagcatTAATATTGTACTAATTAATAGCCATCCTGCGTTCGAGCCTGCGATCCCATTGCCACCGAACACCCTGGAGATCGCAGGATTGAATGCCCAGGCCGTACAACCAATTACCGGTGAAACAGTCGTAACGTATCCTAAGGTAAGAGAAATTATACATCTTACTTGAGAAACACaatttaacaaaaactgtgataagaatattaacaaaagaaTTATGGGCTGCACTTTCAAAAACGTCCATGCTCagatttaggtgaaactttgtgaataggttccttttagataaaaaacacgtataccaaaaggattttttgcgactccaaagtttagccacttttttaacatttttaacttgctGCCTCCgcgcatacattttccacgcaaaacaaaccaaaacagctcttaagtaatgtaaacaaccATAAAGTCATACaaaaagtacaaatatattaatttgctgCTTCTGCGTATACATTTTCCCCGCGAAACAAGGTGCTACATAAGTTTAAGACTTTCCCTGCGTGGAAAGCTCACGCATGTTCTTTggaggcacactatgtgtctagtttaataatagtggagccTCCCGCAGGgaggcggaacctactgcgttcatgcatacacttttcacgcgaaccaaGGTTGACCCCCAActccccctgctttcgggggaggtgcggtgaTGCACAGGATTGTTCCGCTATATTCAGGATATTGTAAcaaatactattttaattagcAATAAGTAAGATTttgagtaaataattaaatcaggaaaatgtttaattttgtggtaaatattaatattaatattaatggcgTCCTCAATGATTTCAAAGatcttgataaatattatcaagGACCCTGAGTAACTTTCAAAAGATTTTAGCCATCGCTCGTTGccattattaacaaaataaatttaatagaacGTAATTTTCTACAACACCATAAGgaggtatttttattttgttgaagcttatatttttttcgtttattctCTTATATGCCAATCGATGTCTAACTAGCCTAGACAACATGCATGTCTAAAAAACGTTGTAAAGACGTTCTTTAGACATGGGTGCTGTGCAAGaattaatatgcaaaaaatatatttttagtatgcTCTATATTTCGAACAtctttatatttgaataaataacaattctatgttataatattatttttatttattatttaattttattaattaatttctagaACAATCAGAATGAATTGCAGGCAGAGGATAAATATTGCACGGCATATTGCTAAACTTAAAAACGTAAAGATATTTcttatagtaataatattctatttataacaataaatagaataaaaaaaataaaatgtatgaatcttatttaaataactttgataatataatttctgctTAGATATAAtctacttaaaaatttatcggaTACctacgattatatttttttatattcaatacatatttttgtatattagcGAAATgtttggtaattatttacaacagggcctttttcgaattttgatattttcttgcggcTCTCTTAGTAAAAACCTTTGTTGTAACTCcgacagtgataatcaatcggggGAGCCCAAAAAATATGTACCCTACCAATTTTTtaaccaattttttaaaccTATTTTTATACCTATTTTTTCCGACATGCcggaacacacacacacacacacacgcgggGAGTGCaaggggggggccttcggcccccctccCACACCCACTTtcgccggtaggcagcgtggacctcgctttacaacttaaagtATATGCTAAGGCTGCGGTCCGATTCACGCTCACAGCGCTGAAAGCATCGCTCTTTACAACgctctttcattttttttacaagttattgttataaatagaatattattataagaaatatctttatgtttttaagTTTAGCAATATGCCGTGCAATATTTATCCTCTGCCTGCAATTCATTTTGATTCTtctagaaattaattaataaaattaaataataaatacaaattatattataacatagaattgttatttattcaattataaagatgtttaaaatatagggcatacttaaaatatattttttaagttgtaaagcgaggtccacgctgcctaccggcggaGGTAGGTGCGGGAGGGGAAGCCGAAGGCCCCTTTGCACCCCCcgcgcgtacgcgcgcgtgtgtgtgtgtgcatataTCTCCGAAGCTAGTTGAGTCCGACccttataatacatatgtatatatatgtatacatgaaaTGATTCGGGAAGACTCCCCCaacaacatatttaaaaataaaccaaATCGGAGAGGGGCCCccttttatacataaataccaaagaaaattaaacgtttgcgtggaaaattgaataatatttgaaaaaaaaaatagattaaaaaataggtagggtacatatttttcgggctccctcgattgattatcactgtcAGAGTCACAACAAAGGTTTTTACTAAGAGAGCTGcaagaaatatcaaaattcggaaaaggtATTAtcttattgtaaataattatcaaatgtTTAGTTTACCATTATTTTGCAGGATGTGCGCGTATTTTTCGACGGAGCAAAGAATGGAGCCATCGTAATATCATTGGGAACAAAtgtaaaatggaaaaatatcgGCCTAGACAAGATTAAAACTGTTATACTTGCACTGTCGAAACTGAAGCAACGAGTGCTGTGGAAGCTAGAGATTGAAGTGTCATTTGAAATACCGGACAATGTAATGATTGTGAAATGGATGCCGCAAAGCGAAGTTTTATGTACGTTTCTCAATTCCTaggaaaatataagaaacatgagacatatatattttttcgtaacatttatttaattggcTATTGCTCTTCGTACATTCTTTTATCAACGTAAAACATTGTTTCAAACAAGTTTCAGCTCtctttattaacaataaggatatctaaaaaatttgagTATTAATGCAATAGATACCATTCTCTTAAAAACTGCAGAAAATTACTTAATAcgtaatgtatgtacatacgtaatACTTAATACGTACTCTTACGTAATAccgatttgaatttttattttaatcaccagtgttttagtaaaatatcGCGATAGACATACACAAAAACATCGCAAATACAAATGCtttgtagatataaaaatggtTATTGACTAATGATAGCACaactacatttttaaaataactgtagttttaaaataactgtAGTATAACAAAATCAATTTCTGTTGTATTAAGTTCATATAATTACCTCCGCGCAGTAATGTCTAAacgattttgttttattttataattttttcactcttattataaaacaacttttaattattacaaatatatattataatttcttcataATAAGAGAGTAGTTTTTATTACACTAAAAAACtcgttttttgtttaaaaataatgtacagGCAACAAAATTGTTGAttgaaaagtttattatatcaGTTTAATCGGGACATACCTATACTgctaataaaatgtttgtatCAATGTGAGATTTCCATAGttgagaattaatatttattatgatacCTATACTTTTATGTTTAGCTCATAAAAATGTCAGAGCGATCTGGACACATGGTGGTCTTCTGAGTACGCAGGAAGCTATTTGGAAAGGTATACCAATGATCGTAATGCCTTTTTTTATGGACCAAAAATCTAATACAAGAATATTAGTAGCTAAAGGTGTTGGCATATACTTGGACATTAAAACTTTGTCCACACAGTCCATATTACACGCAGTTGAAGAAGTACTTTACAATGAAAGGTATTATATTTCGatcatgttttaataattattatttaagcagtaaatattaacaatattatacaataatatagcTACATAAGTAATGTCTAAACagtaatgtttaatatagtataatttatttaaaaattcctgtaaAAGCAAttgtttagaaaataataaattataaaaaattttgctttttctgTTTGTGTATCTTGTCATATTTGGCTTttcctttaattaatatacgttATGCTTGTTTtacatcattaataataatatacatttttttgtacagtTATACAAGAAACATGAAACAATTATCTAGCGAATTCCGGGATCGGCCAATATCGCCATTAGATTTAGCTATTTGGAGCATTGAATACACCGTCCGCCACCCAAATGGAACTTTAGTAACGCCGTTGAGATCTCAGAGCTGGGTGGAACAAAATCTGATTGATGTCTACgcatttttgtttcttaatttcttcataatattgttaagtatattttttgtaataaagctattgattaatttttattataattatatgtacaccGCATCTAAATTACGTAAGAGCAAACAAGCATAAGTCGTAGAAATATTAACAAGCTTTGCGTGTAGTtgctgtatatgtataatattaatgtaaaaaaatgaatataacgTAAATACTTATAGAAAATGTCGTATTAATTGCATTGAtagtgtaattaataataaattatgttacactGAATTGTAAATCAagattaagataaatattaaaaacatttaataaaatatttttgatcaatgtatgtataaaaataaaaataacacgttattgtttaaaaaaatttt
This region includes:
- the LOC139824412 gene encoding UDP-glycosyltransferase UGT5-like isoform X2, which translates into the protein MSIHETKVKGKLAQNLTYAVFDGLMQTYEETEDYNPAEWEQYSVLYTAYFTYQWGIHACDTMIKTRGAKHLLEMIKTVEFDVIVQDITLTQCFYGLWEVAKGKPPIVGYIPFGPAPWLKDYIGGPSYPTVRPYTHAAIAKPEGLWLRTWNALYYTVDNLIRHYYFFPIIQRLTEKYVGHAIRPLHEIERESINIVLINSHPAFEPAIPLPPNTLEIAGLNAQAVQPITGETVVTYPKDVRVFFDGAKNGAIVISLGTNVKWKNIGLDKIKTVILALSKLKQRVLWKLEIEVSFEIPDNVMIVKWMPQSEVLSHKNVRAIWTHGGLLSTQEAIWKGIPMIVMPFFMDQKSNTRILVAKGVGIYLDIKTLSTQSILHAVEEVLYNESYTRNMKQLSSEFRDRPISPLDLAIWSIEYTVRHPNGTLVTPLRSQSWVEQNLIDVYAFLFLNFFIILLSIFFVIKLLINFYYNYMYTASKLRKSKQA
- the LOC139824412 gene encoding UDP-glycosyltransferase UGT5-like isoform X1, with amino-acid sequence MINALLSRNEKRRNATLGIQDTFASKPLSILLIEPIPSTSHHVWTEHLVKGLLRRGHRVHSMSIHETKVKGKLAQNLTYAVFDGLMQTYEETEDYNPAEWEQYSVLYTAYFTYQWGIHACDTMIKTRGAKHLLEMIKTVEFDVIVQDITLTQCFYGLWEVAKGKPPIVGYIPFGPAPWLKDYIGGPSYPTVRPYTHAAIAKPEGLWLRTWNALYYTVDNLIRHYYFFPIIQRLTEKYVGHAIRPLHEIERESINIVLINSHPAFEPAIPLPPNTLEIAGLNAQAVQPITGETVVTYPKDVRVFFDGAKNGAIVISLGTNVKWKNIGLDKIKTVILALSKLKQRVLWKLEIEVSFEIPDNVMIVKWMPQSEVLSHKNVRAIWTHGGLLSTQEAIWKGIPMIVMPFFMDQKSNTRILVAKGVGIYLDIKTLSTQSILHAVEEVLYNESYTRNMKQLSSEFRDRPISPLDLAIWSIEYTVRHPNGTLVTPLRSQSWVEQNLIDVYAFLFLNFFIILLSIFFVIKLLINFYYNYMYTASKLRKSKQA